A DNA window from Theobroma cacao cultivar B97-61/B2 chromosome 5, Criollo_cocoa_genome_V2, whole genome shotgun sequence contains the following coding sequences:
- the LOC18597555 gene encoding chlorophyll a-b binding protein CP29.1, chloroplastic yields the protein MAATAAAAATSSFMGTRLPDVYTSSGRVVARFGLGRKKAARKVSKPTSDRPLWYPGAVAPEWLDGSLVGDYGFDPFGLGKPAEYLQYELDSLDQNLAKNVAGEIIGTRTEVSDVKATPFQPYSEVFGLQRFRECELIHGRWAMLATLGALTVEWLTGVTWQDAGKVELVEGSSYLGQPLPFNISTLIWIEVLLIGYIEFQRNAELDPEKRLYPGGKFFDPLGLASDPEKKATLQLAEIKHARLAMVAFLGFAVQAAATGKGPLNNWATHLSDPLHTTIIDTFTS from the exons ATGGCTGCCACCGCCGCTGCCGCAGCTACATCATCCTTCATGGGCACCCGCCTCCCTGACGTCTACACTAGCTCAGGGAGAGTCGTGGCCAGGTTCGGCTTAGGCCGCAAGAAAGCTGCCAGGAAAGTGTCGAAACCAACCTCCGATCGCCCTTTATGGTATCCGGGAGCTGTGGCACCCGAGTGGCTAGACGGAAGCTTGGTTGGTGACTACGGGTTTGACCCTTTTGGCTTGGGGAAGCCTGCAGAGTACTTGCAATATGAACTGGATTCTTTGGACCAGAACCTGGCAAAGAATGTGGCGGGTGAGATCATTGGGACCAGGACAGAGGTTTCAGACGTGAAGGCGACACCGTTTCAGCCGTACAGCGAGGTGTTTGGTCTGCAGAGGTTCCGTGAGTGTGAGCTGATTCATGGGAGGTGGGCCATGTTGGCTACTCTTGGTGCGCTTACTGTTGAATGGCTCACTGGAGTTACCTGGCAAGACGCAGGCAAG GTAGAGCTGGTTGAGGGGTCATCTTACCTAGGCCAACCCCTTCCGTTCAACATTTCAACATTGATTTGGATCGAAGTCTTGCTGATCGGATACATTGAATTCCAAAGGAACGCAGAGCTTGACCCTGAGAAGAGGCTGTACCCCGGAGGAAAGTTCTTTGACCCTCTTGGCTTGGCCTCTGACCCAGAGAAGAAAGCCACCCTTCAACTGGCTGAGATCAAGCATGCACGCCTTGCCATGGTTGCTTTCCTGGGCTTTGCAGTCCAAGCTGCTGCAACAGGCAAAGGTCCTCTCAACAACTGGGCTACCCACTTGAGTGACCCTCTTCACACAACCATCATTGACACCTTCACCTCTTAA